In Xanthomonas sacchari, a genomic segment contains:
- a CDS encoding MBL fold metallo-hydrolase, protein MSAPRLRWRLYEAGHCTHPERATRRGAPLAPCPFPALAALLQHPQHGELLFDTGYARPFFDATARFPERLYRWLTPVRLAAGQSLREQLVRDGVEPDGIGWIVLSHFHGDHVGGVAEFPHARLACAQQAWDDLQRRGRLGALREGFLPALLHGARPRMHWIESLPAAPRPTALHDFGTPRDLFGDGSVLLVPLPGHAPGQYGLWFEDAQGPVFLIADAAWSSAALADGTPPPALVTRLLGEHRVYRDTLARLHALRQAEPGLRLVPSHCRQWRPAPQAHADG, encoded by the coding sequence ATGAGCGCGCCGCGGCTGCGCTGGCGGCTGTACGAGGCCGGCCACTGCACACATCCGGAGCGCGCCACGCGCCGCGGCGCGCCACTGGCGCCCTGCCCGTTCCCGGCGCTGGCGGCACTGCTGCAGCATCCGCAGCACGGCGAGCTGCTGTTCGACACCGGCTATGCCCGCCCCTTCTTCGACGCGACCGCGCGCTTTCCCGAACGCCTGTACCGCTGGCTGACCCCGGTGCGGCTGGCAGCCGGACAATCGCTGCGCGAACAGCTGGTCCGCGACGGCGTGGAGCCGGATGGCATCGGCTGGATCGTGCTGTCGCACTTCCATGGCGATCACGTCGGCGGCGTCGCCGAGTTTCCGCACGCACGCCTGGCCTGCGCGCAACAGGCCTGGGACGACCTGCAGCGCCGCGGCCGGCTGGGCGCGCTGCGCGAAGGCTTCCTGCCGGCGCTGCTGCACGGCGCGCGCCCGCGCATGCACTGGATCGAGTCGCTGCCGGCGGCGCCGCGCCCCACCGCACTGCACGACTTCGGCACGCCGCGCGACCTGTTCGGCGACGGCAGCGTGCTGCTGGTGCCGCTGCCCGGACATGCGCCGGGCCAGTACGGGCTGTGGTTCGAGGACGCGCAGGGTCCGGTGTTCCTGATCGCCGATGCGGCCTGGTCCAGCGCCGCGCTCGCCGACGGCACGCCGCCGCCGGCGCTGGTCACCCGCCTGCTCGGCGAGCATCGTGTGTACCGCGACACGCTGGCGCGGCTGCATGCGCTGCGCCAGGCCGAGCCAGGATTGCGCCTGGTGCCCTCGCATTGCCGGCAATGGCGGCCGGCGCCGCAGGCGCACGCCGATGGCTGA
- a CDS encoding GGDEF domain-containing protein, translated as MEWIAHLTHAGTLLIVNALLAALSSAMFLALSITGRKERHARSLLLLALSYGVFALGFGILLAPVWNVTAPWVNHTGNVTLDVATALTLVAVNAYLQRPLLQWTLLVPVALLCALELYSLHYAGHDHRIMVIFGGLVRGMLTVATAVALWRHAASVMRTAARFTAVLHFLWAGMIGLRIAWWAFHPDIGFNYDPTTTFGLLSRIVLTASIAPGILWMLSREMNAELARHASQDPLTGVTNRRVMWERGEAAMLDAGRKQASIAVLMIDVDHFKAINDRFGHAIGDQVLVAIAQTLAQDVRLPDLLARIGGEEFMVLVPQGDEAGVRDLAERLRRRIAQQQIDAAAEAPLVCTVSIGYCLSPGAQASWQTLVLAADQALYAAKRAGRNRIAGTTVA; from the coding sequence GTGGAATGGATTGCGCATCTGACCCATGCCGGCACCTTGCTGATCGTCAATGCGTTGCTCGCGGCGCTGTCCTCGGCGATGTTCCTGGCGCTGTCCATCACCGGCCGCAAGGAACGGCACGCGCGCAGCCTGTTGCTGCTGGCGCTGAGCTACGGCGTCTTCGCCCTGGGCTTCGGCATCCTGCTGGCGCCGGTCTGGAACGTCACCGCGCCCTGGGTCAACCACACCGGCAACGTCACCCTGGACGTGGCCACCGCGTTGACGCTGGTGGCGGTGAACGCCTACCTGCAACGCCCGCTGCTGCAATGGACGCTGTTGGTGCCGGTCGCGCTGCTCTGCGCGCTGGAACTGTACAGCCTGCACTACGCCGGCCACGATCACCGGATCATGGTGATCTTCGGCGGCCTGGTGCGCGGCATGCTGACCGTGGCCACGGCGGTGGCGCTGTGGCGCCATGCCGCCAGCGTGATGCGCACGGCGGCGCGCTTCACCGCCGTCCTCCACTTCCTGTGGGCTGGCATGATCGGGCTGCGGATCGCCTGGTGGGCCTTCCATCCCGACATCGGTTTCAACTACGACCCGACCACCACCTTCGGCCTGCTCTCGCGCATCGTGCTGACCGCCAGCATCGCTCCCGGCATCCTGTGGATGCTGAGCCGCGAAATGAACGCGGAACTGGCGCGGCACGCGTCGCAGGATCCGCTCACCGGGGTGACCAACCGCCGGGTGATGTGGGAGCGCGGCGAGGCGGCGATGCTCGATGCCGGGCGCAAGCAGGCGTCGATCGCGGTGCTGATGATCGACGTGGACCATTTCAAGGCGATCAACGACCGCTTCGGCCATGCGATCGGCGACCAGGTGCTGGTCGCCATCGCGCAGACGCTGGCGCAGGACGTCCGCCTGCCCGACCTGTTGGCACGCATCGGCGGCGAGGAGTTCATGGTGCTGGTGCCGCAGGGCGACGAAGCGGGCGTGCGCGACCTCGCCGAGCGCCTGCGCCGGCGCATCGCGCAACAGCAGATCGACGCCGCGGCGGAGGCGCCGCTGGTATGCACGGTGAGCATCGGCTACTGCCTGTCACCAGGCGCGCAGGCGTCCTGGCAGACCCTGGTGCTGGCCGCCGACCAGGCGCTGTACGCGGCCAAGCGTGCCGGCCGCAACCGGATCGCCGGCACCACCGTCGCATGA
- a CDS encoding ATP-grasp domain-containing protein, with translation MAEAPGVLITGARAPVALDLARRFAAQGWRVHLADSVASRISGWSRAVAAHHRIAPARDAARAWLADLNALLLRERIDLLVPTCEEVFYLARYRSALPTQLQMPLHDFDTLRSLHSKYHFMELARGLDSGIEVPASVRVRSLEQARAWAGAGSLVLKPEFSRFGVHVRLYPHGVPADATPLSNQGDWVAQRYCPGEERCSYALARDGVLLAHAVYRPRYRLRRSSSYYFDAAPDPRIERFTAQLVQALRFSGQISFDWMVSAQGRCSVIECNPRATSGLHLFAATDPLVPLLCGDAGAAQAPLRPAADRAAMLGVLMLSVALPAALGHGRLRQWRQDYARAEDVLAPRGDRWPLAGALRDLGSHARLALARRCSVREAATRDTEWDGEALPPP, from the coding sequence ATGGCTGAGGCGCCCGGCGTGCTGATCACCGGCGCGCGCGCGCCGGTCGCGCTGGACCTGGCGCGCCGCTTCGCCGCGCAGGGCTGGCGCGTGCACCTGGCCGACAGCGTCGCCAGCCGCATCTCCGGCTGGTCGCGCGCGGTCGCCGCGCATCACCGCATCGCGCCGGCGCGCGATGCCGCGCGCGCCTGGCTGGCCGATCTGAACGCGCTGCTGCTGCGCGAACGGATCGACCTGCTGGTGCCGACCTGCGAGGAGGTGTTCTACCTGGCCCGCTACCGCAGCGCGCTGCCCACGCAGTTGCAAATGCCGCTGCACGACTTCGACACGCTGCGCAGCTTGCACAGCAAGTACCACTTCATGGAACTGGCGCGCGGGCTGGACAGCGGGATCGAGGTCCCCGCCAGCGTGCGCGTGCGCAGCCTGGAACAGGCGCGCGCCTGGGCCGGTGCCGGATCGCTTGTGCTGAAGCCGGAGTTCTCCCGCTTCGGCGTGCATGTGCGGCTGTACCCGCACGGCGTGCCTGCCGATGCCACGCCGCTGTCCAATCAGGGCGACTGGGTCGCGCAGCGCTACTGCCCCGGCGAAGAGCGCTGCTCGTACGCGCTGGCGCGCGACGGCGTGCTGCTGGCGCATGCGGTGTACCGCCCGCGCTACCGGCTGCGGCGCAGTTCCAGCTACTACTTCGACGCCGCGCCGGACCCGCGGATCGAACGCTTCACCGCGCAGCTGGTGCAGGCGCTGCGCTTCAGCGGGCAGATCTCCTTCGACTGGATGGTGTCCGCGCAAGGGCGCTGCAGCGTGATCGAATGCAATCCGCGTGCGACCAGCGGCCTGCACCTGTTCGCCGCGACCGATCCGCTGGTGCCGTTGCTGTGCGGCGACGCGGGCGCGGCACAGGCGCCGCTGCGCCCGGCCGCGGACCGCGCGGCGATGCTGGGCGTGCTGATGCTGAGCGTGGCGCTGCCGGCGGCACTGGGCCATGGCCGGCTGCGACAGTGGCGCCAGGACTATGCGCGCGCCGAGGACGTGCTGGCGCCGCGCGGCGACCGCTGGCCGTTGGCCGGCGCGCTGCGCGACCTGGGCAGCCATGCGCGGCTGGCGCTGGCGCGGCGCTGCAGCGTGCGCGAGGCCGCCACCCGCGATACCGAATGGGACGGCGAGGCGCTGCCGCCGCCATGA
- a CDS encoding NAD-dependent epimerase/dehydratase family protein, with amino-acid sequence MARVLVTGASGFIGAYLVRALADAGVPVRASGRDAAKLAAFAGDPRIEVLRADLCRDDLAPLLHGCDAAIHCAALSVPWASAETFHLANVVATERLLAAALATRVRRFVHFSSPSIYFRFADQYQVREEFTPPARWIGGYPQTKWEAEEKVRAAAAAGLPAVVLRPRAVFGHGDNAIVPRLLAVAQRGWFPLVHGGRAMIDVCCVENAVAAALAALRAEHIGDGRAYNISNGTPIAVRDLLTQLFAALRLRVRLLPVPRGPALALAALGEQIALRRRGQPEPRLSRYGIGVLGYSQTLDIGRARRELGYAPVLSTEAGLAALGRP; translated from the coding sequence ATGGCGCGCGTTCTCGTCACCGGTGCGTCCGGCTTCATCGGCGCCTACCTCGTGCGCGCCCTGGCCGACGCCGGCGTGCCGGTGCGCGCCAGCGGCCGCGACGCCGCCAAGCTGGCGGCCTTCGCCGGCGATCCGCGCATCGAGGTGCTGCGCGCCGACCTCTGCCGCGACGACCTGGCGCCGCTGCTGCACGGCTGCGACGCGGCGATCCACTGCGCCGCGCTGTCGGTACCGTGGGCCAGCGCCGAAACCTTCCACCTGGCCAACGTGGTCGCCACCGAACGCCTGCTCGCCGCCGCGTTGGCCACGCGCGTGCGCCGCTTCGTGCACTTCAGTTCGCCCAGCATCTACTTCCGCTTCGCCGACCAGTACCAGGTGCGCGAGGAATTCACCCCGCCGGCGCGCTGGATCGGCGGCTATCCGCAGACCAAGTGGGAAGCCGAGGAGAAGGTGCGCGCGGCCGCGGCGGCCGGGCTGCCGGCGGTGGTGCTGCGCCCGCGCGCGGTGTTCGGCCATGGCGACAACGCGATCGTGCCGCGGTTGCTGGCGGTGGCGCAGCGCGGCTGGTTCCCGCTGGTCCATGGCGGCCGCGCGATGATCGACGTGTGCTGCGTGGAGAACGCGGTGGCCGCGGCGCTGGCCGCGCTGCGCGCCGAGCACATCGGCGACGGCCGCGCCTACAACATCAGCAACGGCACGCCGATCGCGGTGCGCGACCTGCTGACCCAGCTGTTCGCGGCGCTGCGCCTGCGCGTGCGGCTGCTGCCGGTGCCACGCGGGCCGGCGCTGGCCTTGGCCGCGCTCGGCGAACAGATCGCGCTGCGCCGGCGCGGCCAGCCGGAGCCGCGGCTCAGCCGCTACGGCATCGGCGTGCTCGGTTATTCGCAGACGCTGGACATCGGCCGCGCGCGCCGCGAACTCGGCTATGCGCCGGTGCTGTCGACCGAGGCCGGGCTGGCCGCGCTGGGGCGGCCATGA
- a CDS encoding Rieske 2Fe-2S domain-containing protein encodes MNAWHPSLYRQWFAVAPAAALRRRPLAVSVMDRHAAIARCADGGLLALEDRCPHRHAPLSAGCATGDGLSCPYHGWRFDRTGALREIPGLPPGQAPPAVRVRAFAARERDGLIWLRPDPEGADAPSQLVQALQPSARRFLWRTRWDAHVVDALENFLDPLHTHLLHPGLVRRGGARTAMRAELRHTDEGFHVDYRGTAAQSGWLYRLFESPRILERAHFAAPGSAQIEYRYARGGRVRISLHFTPRDVRSTDVFASLHVEGRWAPAWAVRLLVWPLLRRVGEQDRRMLALQSRNLQRYPGARGASTALDLVRDPLRRYWEGEALPTPGSGHDVDLML; translated from the coding sequence ATGAACGCCTGGCATCCGTCCCTATACCGGCAATGGTTCGCCGTCGCCCCCGCGGCGGCGCTGCGACGGCGGCCGCTGGCGGTGTCGGTGATGGACCGGCATGCGGCGATCGCGCGCTGCGCCGACGGCGGCCTGCTGGCGCTGGAAGACCGGTGCCCGCACCGGCATGCGCCGCTGTCGGCCGGCTGCGCCACCGGCGACGGCCTGTCCTGTCCGTACCACGGCTGGCGCTTCGACCGCACCGGCGCGCTGCGCGAGATTCCCGGCCTGCCGCCCGGACAGGCGCCGCCGGCGGTCCGGGTGCGCGCCTTCGCCGCGCGCGAGCGCGACGGGCTGATCTGGCTGCGTCCCGATCCCGAGGGCGCGGACGCGCCGTCGCAGCTGGTGCAGGCGTTGCAGCCGTCGGCGCGGCGGTTCCTGTGGCGCACGCGCTGGGACGCGCACGTGGTCGATGCGCTGGAAAACTTCCTGGACCCGCTGCACACCCACCTGCTGCATCCGGGGCTGGTGCGGCGCGGCGGCGCGCGCACCGCCATGCGCGCCGAACTGCGCCACACCGACGAGGGCTTCCACGTGGACTACCGCGGCACCGCGGCGCAGAGCGGCTGGCTGTACCGGCTGTTCGAGTCGCCGCGCATCCTGGAACGCGCGCATTTCGCCGCTCCCGGCAGCGCGCAGATCGAATACCGCTACGCGCGCGGCGGCCGCGTGCGGATCAGCCTGCACTTCACCCCGCGCGATGTGCGCAGCACCGATGTCTTCGCCAGCCTGCACGTGGAGGGACGCTGGGCGCCGGCGTGGGCGGTGCGCCTGCTGGTGTGGCCGCTGCTGCGCCGGGTCGGCGAGCAGGACCGGCGCATGCTCGCCCTGCAGTCGCGCAACCTGCAACGCTACCCGGGCGCGCGCGGCGCCTCCACCGCGCTGGACCTGGTGCGCGACCCGCTGCGCCGCTACTGGGAAGGCGAGGCGCTGCCGACACCCGGCAGCGGCCACGACGTGGACCTCATGCTGTGA